A genome region from Pangasianodon hypophthalmus isolate fPanHyp1 chromosome 11, fPanHyp1.pri, whole genome shotgun sequence includes the following:
- the cant1b gene encoding soluble calcium-activated nucleotidase 1b isoform X2 has protein sequence MAPPSNDLMTTRISMRSLPSLASISSASSDPRFHFKWRAITVVAILALGLLLYLHQTAGGATAETQLFPSLRRAGTHRLIRDATARTEARYNHTYPLSPPERTANGVRYRIAVIADLDTNSRSTKGNTWFSYMQRGHLLVSDNGEHVEVEWDPDKVVLESHLSEKGRGMELSDLVAFNGHLYSVDDRTGVVYRIEDNRAVPWVILPDGDGSVSKGFKAEWLAVKDEHLYVGGLGKEWTTTTGEFVNNDPQWVKVIGFQGDIHHENWVPHYIALRGAAGIKPPGYLIHESAGWSERQQRWFFLPRRASSERYEETADERRATNLLLTCTADFSHISVSRVGRLLPTHGFSAFRFIPNTHDNMVLALKSEEDAGKIATYITAFTLDGRVLLPETKIGDVKYEGLEFI, from the exons ATGG CTCCACCTTCTAATGACCTGATGACCACCAGGATCTCCATGCGTTCCCTGCCCTCCTTGGCCTCCATCAGCAGTGCTAGCTCTGACCCCCGCTTCCATTTCAAATGGAGGGCCATCACAGTGGTAGCTATATTAGCCTTGGGCTTGCTGCTCTATCTGCACCAAACAGCGGGGGGCGCTACAGCGGAGACACAACTCTTTCCATCACTGCGTCGTGCTGGTACTCATCGGCTGATTCGGGATGCGACGGCCAGAACAGAGGCCCGTTACAACCACACATACCCTCTGAGCCCACCAGAGCGCACTGCTAACGGTGTCCGCTACCGCATAGCCGTGATCGCAGACTTGGACACAAACTCGCGCAGCACCAAAGGCAATACCTGGTTCAGCTACATGCAGCGAGGCCACCTTCTAGTGTCAGACAACGGGGAACATGTGGAGGTAGAGTGGGACCCGGACAAGGTGGTGCTGGAGAGCCATTTATCAGAAAAAGGGCGTGGGATGGAGCTTTCCGACCTGGTGGCGTTTAATGGACATCTGTACAGTGTAGACGATCGAACGGGCGTGGTGTACCGCATTGAAGACAACCGGGCTGTACCCTGGGTCATCCTGCCTGATGGAGATGGCAGCGTTTCCAAAG GTTTTAAGGCAGAGTGGTTGGCAGTGAAGGACGAGCACCTGTACGTGGGTGGGCTGGGGAAGGAGTGGACGACCACCACAGGTGAATTCGTCAACAACGACCCCCAGTGGGTGAAAGTCATCGGCTTCCAGGGTGACATTCACCACGAGAACTGGGTGCCCCATTACATCGCGCTGAGGGGTGCAGCAGGCATCAAACCACCTG GTTATTTGATACACGAATCGGCAGGGTGGAGTGAACGACAACAGCGCTGGTTCTTCCTCCCACGCCGCGCCAGCTCTGAACGCTATGAGGAAACAGCTGACGAGCGCCGCGCCACCAACCTGCTCCTGACCTGCACAGCTGATTTCAGCCACATATCGGTGTCCCGTGTCGGGCGTCTGCTCCCCACCCACGGCTTCTCAGCCTTCAGGTTCATTCCCAACACCCATGACAACATGGTCTTGGCACTGAAGTCTGAGGAGGACGCAGGCAAAATCGCCACCTACATCACAGCCTTCACACTGGACGGACGAGTCCTGTTGCCTGAGACAAAGATCGGAGATGTGAAATACGAAGGACTGGAGTTCATCTAG
- the cant1b gene encoding soluble calcium-activated nucleotidase 1b isoform X3 has translation MTTRISMRSLPSLASISSASSDPRFHFKWRAITVVAILALGLLLYLHQTAGGATAETQLFPSLRRAGTHRLIRDATARTEARYNHTYPLSPPERTANGVRYRIAVIADLDTNSRSTKGNTWFSYMQRGHLLVSDNGEHVEVEWDPDKVVLESHLSEKGRGMELSDLVAFNGHLYSVDDRTGVVYRIEDNRAVPWVILPDGDGSVSKGFKAEWLAVKDEHLYVGGLGKEWTTTTGEFVNNDPQWVKVIGFQGDIHHENWVPHYIALRGAAGIKPPGYLIHESAGWSERQQRWFFLPRRASSERYEETADERRATNLLLTCTADFSHISVSRVGRLLPTHGFSAFRFIPNTHDNMVLALKSEEDAGKIATYITAFTLDGRVLLPETKIGDVKYEGLEFI, from the exons ATGACCACCAGGATCTCCATGCGTTCCCTGCCCTCCTTGGCCTCCATCAGCAGTGCTAGCTCTGACCCCCGCTTCCATTTCAAATGGAGGGCCATCACAGTGGTAGCTATATTAGCCTTGGGCTTGCTGCTCTATCTGCACCAAACAGCGGGGGGCGCTACAGCGGAGACACAACTCTTTCCATCACTGCGTCGTGCTGGTACTCATCGGCTGATTCGGGATGCGACGGCCAGAACAGAGGCCCGTTACAACCACACATACCCTCTGAGCCCACCAGAGCGCACTGCTAACGGTGTCCGCTACCGCATAGCCGTGATCGCAGACTTGGACACAAACTCGCGCAGCACCAAAGGCAATACCTGGTTCAGCTACATGCAGCGAGGCCACCTTCTAGTGTCAGACAACGGGGAACATGTGGAGGTAGAGTGGGACCCGGACAAGGTGGTGCTGGAGAGCCATTTATCAGAAAAAGGGCGTGGGATGGAGCTTTCCGACCTGGTGGCGTTTAATGGACATCTGTACAGTGTAGACGATCGAACGGGCGTGGTGTACCGCATTGAAGACAACCGGGCTGTACCCTGGGTCATCCTGCCTGATGGAGATGGCAGCGTTTCCAAAG GTTTTAAGGCAGAGTGGTTGGCAGTGAAGGACGAGCACCTGTACGTGGGTGGGCTGGGGAAGGAGTGGACGACCACCACAGGTGAATTCGTCAACAACGACCCCCAGTGGGTGAAAGTCATCGGCTTCCAGGGTGACATTCACCACGAGAACTGGGTGCCCCATTACATCGCGCTGAGGGGTGCAGCAGGCATCAAACCACCTG GTTATTTGATACACGAATCGGCAGGGTGGAGTGAACGACAACAGCGCTGGTTCTTCCTCCCACGCCGCGCCAGCTCTGAACGCTATGAGGAAACAGCTGACGAGCGCCGCGCCACCAACCTGCTCCTGACCTGCACAGCTGATTTCAGCCACATATCGGTGTCCCGTGTCGGGCGTCTGCTCCCCACCCACGGCTTCTCAGCCTTCAGGTTCATTCCCAACACCCATGACAACATGGTCTTGGCACTGAAGTCTGAGGAGGACGCAGGCAAAATCGCCACCTACATCACAGCCTTCACACTGGACGGACGAGTCCTGTTGCCTGAGACAAAGATCGGAGATGTGAAATACGAAGGACTGGAGTTCATCTAG
- the cant1b gene encoding soluble calcium-activated nucleotidase 1b isoform X1 → MDRRKNDQRRARRRKKAPPSNDLMTTRISMRSLPSLASISSASSDPRFHFKWRAITVVAILALGLLLYLHQTAGGATAETQLFPSLRRAGTHRLIRDATARTEARYNHTYPLSPPERTANGVRYRIAVIADLDTNSRSTKGNTWFSYMQRGHLLVSDNGEHVEVEWDPDKVVLESHLSEKGRGMELSDLVAFNGHLYSVDDRTGVVYRIEDNRAVPWVILPDGDGSVSKGFKAEWLAVKDEHLYVGGLGKEWTTTTGEFVNNDPQWVKVIGFQGDIHHENWVPHYIALRGAAGIKPPGYLIHESAGWSERQQRWFFLPRRASSERYEETADERRATNLLLTCTADFSHISVSRVGRLLPTHGFSAFRFIPNTHDNMVLALKSEEDAGKIATYITAFTLDGRVLLPETKIGDVKYEGLEFI, encoded by the exons CTCCACCTTCTAATGACCTGATGACCACCAGGATCTCCATGCGTTCCCTGCCCTCCTTGGCCTCCATCAGCAGTGCTAGCTCTGACCCCCGCTTCCATTTCAAATGGAGGGCCATCACAGTGGTAGCTATATTAGCCTTGGGCTTGCTGCTCTATCTGCACCAAACAGCGGGGGGCGCTACAGCGGAGACACAACTCTTTCCATCACTGCGTCGTGCTGGTACTCATCGGCTGATTCGGGATGCGACGGCCAGAACAGAGGCCCGTTACAACCACACATACCCTCTGAGCCCACCAGAGCGCACTGCTAACGGTGTCCGCTACCGCATAGCCGTGATCGCAGACTTGGACACAAACTCGCGCAGCACCAAAGGCAATACCTGGTTCAGCTACATGCAGCGAGGCCACCTTCTAGTGTCAGACAACGGGGAACATGTGGAGGTAGAGTGGGACCCGGACAAGGTGGTGCTGGAGAGCCATTTATCAGAAAAAGGGCGTGGGATGGAGCTTTCCGACCTGGTGGCGTTTAATGGACATCTGTACAGTGTAGACGATCGAACGGGCGTGGTGTACCGCATTGAAGACAACCGGGCTGTACCCTGGGTCATCCTGCCTGATGGAGATGGCAGCGTTTCCAAAG GTTTTAAGGCAGAGTGGTTGGCAGTGAAGGACGAGCACCTGTACGTGGGTGGGCTGGGGAAGGAGTGGACGACCACCACAGGTGAATTCGTCAACAACGACCCCCAGTGGGTGAAAGTCATCGGCTTCCAGGGTGACATTCACCACGAGAACTGGGTGCCCCATTACATCGCGCTGAGGGGTGCAGCAGGCATCAAACCACCTG GTTATTTGATACACGAATCGGCAGGGTGGAGTGAACGACAACAGCGCTGGTTCTTCCTCCCACGCCGCGCCAGCTCTGAACGCTATGAGGAAACAGCTGACGAGCGCCGCGCCACCAACCTGCTCCTGACCTGCACAGCTGATTTCAGCCACATATCGGTGTCCCGTGTCGGGCGTCTGCTCCCCACCCACGGCTTCTCAGCCTTCAGGTTCATTCCCAACACCCATGACAACATGGTCTTGGCACTGAAGTCTGAGGAGGACGCAGGCAAAATCGCCACCTACATCACAGCCTTCACACTGGACGGACGAGTCCTGTTGCCTGAGACAAAGATCGGAGATGTGAAATACGAAGGACTGGAGTTCATCTAG